The Streptomyces lienomycini sequence CGTGCACCGCCCGCGGTGCCGAATGCGACCGTACGGCCGGGTCCGTGCGGGTCCGGCCATTCACCCGGTGTTCTACGCGCGTAGGAGTTAGAGTGCGGAAATGACGAGCCAGAGCACCGAGAAGAGCGCGGCGGCGAACACCGCGACGAACAGCGCGACGGTCTCGAAAACACCGTCGCCGGACCGGATCCGCCGGGCGCCGAAGGTTCTGCTGCACGACCACCTCGACGGCGGGCTGCGCCCGGGCACGGTCGTCGAACTGGCGGCGGCGACCGGTTACGCGGGTCTGCCCGAGACCGACGCCGACCGGCTCGGCGACTGGTTCCGGCAGGCCGCCGACTCCGGTTCGCTGGAGCGGTACCTGGAGACCTTCTCCCACACCGTCGGCGTCATGCAGACCCGCGACGCCCTGGTCCGGGTCGCCGCCGAGTGCGCCGAGGACCTCGCCGAGGACGGCGTCGTCTACGCCGAGGTGCGGTATGCCCCCGAGCAGCACCTGGAGCGGGGGCTGACCCTCGAGGAGGTCGTCGAGGCCGTCAACGAGGGGTTCCGGCAAGGGGAGCGGCGTGCCCGGGACAACGGCCACCGCATCCGGGTCGGCGCCCTGCTCACCGCGATGCGGCACGCCGCCCGCTCCCTGGAGATCGCCGAACTCGCCAACCGCTACCGCGATCTCGGCGTCGTCGGCTTCGACATCGCCGGCGCCGAGGCCGGCTACCCGCCCACCCGGCACCTGGACGCCTTCGAGTACCTGAAGCGGGAGAACAACCACTTCACCATCCACGCCGGCGAGGCCTTCGGGCTGCCGTCCATCTGGCAGGCCCTGCAGTGGTGCGGCGCCGACCGGCTCGGGCACGGGGTGCGCATCATCGACGACATCCAGGTCCACGAGGACGGCTCGGTCAAGCTCGGACGGCTCGCCTCCTACGTCCGCGACAAGCGGATCCCGCTGGAACTGTGCCCCAGCTCCAACCTCCAGACGGGCGCCGCCGACTCCTACGCCGAGCATCCCATCGGACTGCTGCGCCGGCTGCACTTCCGGGCCACCGTCAGTACCGACAACCGGCTGATGTCCCACACCAGCCTGAGCCAGGAATTCGAGCACCTTGTCGAGGCGTTCGGTTACACGCTCGACGACATGCAGTGGTTCTCCGTCAATGCGATGAAATCAGCGTTCATTCCTTTCGATGAACGACTGGCCATGATCAATGACGTGATCAAGCCCGGATATGCGGAGCTGAAGTCCGAATGGCTGTTCCAGCAGACGGCCTCCACCAGCGGTTCTTCGGAGATCATGGACTGAGTGCCGGTCGACGGTCATACGGAACGCGAACGGGATTTCACCATCCGTCCGCATTTCGATGTTTGCGTCGGGGGTGGGGCGTGTTTACGGTCAAGGACCGCTCACCTCCCCGTCACCCCATTACGAGGACGCAATTCCATGAAGCAGTCTGCTGCCAAGACCCTCGGTGTCGCCGCCCTCGGTGCCGCCTTCGCCGCCGCCGGCGCGGGCGCGGCCACCGCGGCCCCCGGACTCCCGGACACCGCGCAGACGGTGGACTCCGTCGCCCGCACCCTCCCCGCGGAGACCGTCTCCCAGGTGGCGCCCGGCGCGGGCAACCTGCTGGAGCAGGGCCGCAGGATCTCCCACACCGGTCTGACCGTCGCGCAGCCGGTCGTCGAGCAGGTGGTCGCGGAACAGCTCGCCGACGGCCCGACCGAGCCGGTCGCCAAGCTGCTCGGCGGCGTACCGGTGCAGTCGCTGCCCACCAAGGGCCTGCCGGTCAACGGCCTCCCCCTCGGCGGCTGACCCGCGCCTTCCCCCCAAGCGTCGATGGGGCGCACCCGGTGTCGCCGGGT is a genomic window containing:
- a CDS encoding ATP-binding protein — its product is MKQSAAKTLGVAALGAAFAAAGAGAATAAPGLPDTAQTVDSVARTLPAETVSQVAPGAGNLLEQGRRISHTGLTVAQPVVEQVVAEQLADGPTEPVAKLLGGVPVQSLPTKGLPVNGLPLGG
- a CDS encoding adenosine deaminase, producing the protein MTSQSTEKSAAANTATNSATVSKTPSPDRIRRAPKVLLHDHLDGGLRPGTVVELAAATGYAGLPETDADRLGDWFRQAADSGSLERYLETFSHTVGVMQTRDALVRVAAECAEDLAEDGVVYAEVRYAPEQHLERGLTLEEVVEAVNEGFRQGERRARDNGHRIRVGALLTAMRHAARSLEIAELANRYRDLGVVGFDIAGAEAGYPPTRHLDAFEYLKRENNHFTIHAGEAFGLPSIWQALQWCGADRLGHGVRIIDDIQVHEDGSVKLGRLASYVRDKRIPLELCPSSNLQTGAADSYAEHPIGLLRRLHFRATVSTDNRLMSHTSLSQEFEHLVEAFGYTLDDMQWFSVNAMKSAFIPFDERLAMINDVIKPGYAELKSEWLFQQTASTSGSSEIMD